GGGCGTCAACGGCGCGCCCGTCCGTTCCCTGTTCGGTCCGTCCTCGAACGACCGTGGTTCGAAATCGTGCGCAATCCCGTAGCCATCGATGACGAGTCCACACTCCCGACAGGTGCGCTCTCCACCATCGGTTTCGATCTCGCCATTGCATTCGGGACAGCAGCCACTGCATTGGTTGGATGTCTCTTCGTCGAAGCCACTCGCGTATGGAGTTCCGATCATATTCGAAGGCAGGACGTCTGGTGTGACGCCCCGCACCCCTCTGGGGGGCGATAAAACACGCGGCAGCGTTGGCTGTCAGTCGTGGTTGTGAACGAGCCGTTCGAGGGGTGGGCTACAGGCTGAACAGGCCGAGTGCCTCGGGGCTTGACCCCGAGGCGGTTCACCGCTCCCAGAATGCACGCTGACGATCTTCGATTTCGGACAGAACCATCGAGAGTATATCCCGCCAGTCGGATGGATGTGACGTATCCTCACCAGGTGTCGGTGCATCAGGTCCCGGATGGATGTGATCACGAGCATTATGATCGGATGGGTGTCGATCCCATCGGTGGTCGTACTCGCCGGTTTCGTGCTCCTCGTGATAGTGCAGCGTGAAATCGCCATTCTCGAACCAGACTACTTCGAGGCGAGCGCTTCGAACACTATCCGGATAGAACCGCTGGTCGTACACGCACACGAGGTGGTCGGGCGCAAACGCTGGCTGATCGTCGATCCGACTGAAACGGTCACTGGCTGCAAGTCGGGCCTGGATAACGTCGAGTCGATCAAAATCGATCGGCGCACCGCTGGATGAGTCAGACGCGTCGGTGTCGCCACCAGTCATACTGCCGACTGGAGATCGGCACCATCGCCGGATTCGGTGGTGAGCGCCCGTTCGAGGAGTGTCACTCGTCGTCGAGCCGTTCGCCACGCAGAGAGACGCTCCCAGACATTCTCGATCGATTGGCCAGTCTCGTTGGCATAGCGTGAAATCGATATCTCGTTGGGTGAAGTGGCCTCGAATTCACTCTGTAGTGTCTCCACACGCTCCGATTCCGTTTCGAGGAGATCGACGAGTTCTTCGGCAGTGTACTCGTTTCGAAGTGTCTGGACACGTCGCCAGTTCAGGTACTCTTGATTCCGTTCGTAGGTGGCCGGCGATTCAGTGACCTTCCTCACGATGCCCATTTGTTCGAACCATTCCAGATACTCTCGTGCGGCATCGACACCGTGCCCTGCGAGGTCGGCGACATCGCTCGCCGTTGCTGGACTGTCGAGTGCGAGGACCGCGTCGAAGAAATCGTCCCGTGTTCGGTCACCGCGGACGAGTTTCTCCGGGGAGACCAACTCGTCGAAGTCAGGCGTATCAGCGCGTCCGTCGGCGTCCGCCTTCAGTTCTGAGCGCGGTTCTTCCATACTGACTATCTCGGGTCAGGGCGGAATAAATCTTTCTTCAGCGTTATATCCCTCCAGTTGAGAGGGGAGATCAACAAACGAGAGACAGCAAAGCCGTTGGGAATCCATACGAAGAATCTCACAGGAAGAGGGGACGCCGTACACGACCTACTCAAAATTGCCTTCGGCCCGCACGATAGCACTGCCAGCAGGGGAATTCATCGGGGAGGTCATCACAATCACAGTCATCAGCGTCCTCTGTGGCAGCCTTCTGATCAACATCCGACTCCGCATGAAGAGACGCTCCTCGTTGATTCTCTCGGGTCTTCGAGCCGCCATCTGCGACGATTTTCGCCTCACGGGCGAAGTCGAGGATTGGGCGGCGCATCGCAACAGCGACTCGGTGCTTACACGCGTTCTCGTAGTGTTCGTCCGCAGGGCAAGTGCACGAGACTGGCAGGTCGGCTTCGATCACCACGAGATACTCGTGGTTCTCTGGGTCAACATGACTCCCGTTGCGAACGAGGATGTTCGTCTCCAGCAATTCGAATGTCAGGGCTTCGTACTGGGCGCGCTTGATGACTCGATTCGGTGCCTCGAGTCGATCGAGTGGATGTTCAGTCATAGCGAAGTGCGAGGCCAGTGCGCCCCGCACCCCTCAGGGGGTGATAAAAATGCGTCGCGTCTCTGGGGGACTCACTGCCGACAAAGAGCGCCTAGACAGTTGTTGACGACTGTTCGGAGTTCGTTCAATGAATTGAGCTCACACGTCGTCCGGACGCGGGGCATTCTCGTACTTGACCATTTTCTCGGGCTTGTCGGAGATGGTCTCGTAGATCCGTTGGAGCGTCTCTTCGGCAGCGAGCAGATTGTGCTCTTCGAAGAATTCCCGCCCTTCCTCCGAGAGGCCGTAGAACTTCCAGGGATAGCCCTGCCGGCGCTGGTCGTCGTCCAGTGCAACCTCTGTGACGATACCGGCGTCGATCAGCTTCTGGATGTGTTTGTAGACGGTGGCGTCGCTCACGCTGGGGTTGAGCTCCTCAAGTTCGTACATCGACGGTAGCTGCTCGGGGTGTTGGAGAATGTTGTTGATGAGCGAGAAACGCGTCTGTTGGGTGACGAAATGGACGAGTTCGCGGGTTTCTCTCTCCTCGGCGGTTCCCAGATCGGTGCTCATACGTCACAGTTACCGCTCTGGCGGCAAGTAGTTTACTCTTGAGTAAATCACTCGAAAGCAAAGTAGCTAGTAATTGAGTGAGTAAATTACTTCAGAACACATATGCCGCGACCTTGAGAGAGACGATGTATGTCTGACGAGGAGACGCCGGTTCCCGAGGAGGTCCTCACCAGTGCCAAAGACCAACTTGATGAGGAAGAGATCTCGCTGGCAGACAACGAAGAGATACTCCACGCGCTGAGTGAGTTGACGCCAGTCTACGAGAACGATCAATCGTATTTCGTACTGGGAAACTACGACCGAGATCCAATCCGGCGATTGAACCTCGTCGTGGATCGTCTGAACCGACGCACTGACGCGTACGCCTTCCGGATGGTCGACATCAAAGGTGAGTGGGATAACAGCATTCAGAAATTCTGCTTGATCGCCGATATTGTAACGTGCCTTGTGGGTGTCGCGGAGAAGGACCCGAGCGACTTCCTCGTTGAACAAGGACTACTCGTCGGGACGACTGAATACTTTTCAAAGAGCCACGTGCTCAAGCGGGAGTATGAGAACGAGGAACATCCGTTCGGCTGGATGCAGGACGGTGTCTTCGATTTGTTCGACCAGAAAGGA
Above is a genomic segment from Halomicrobium sp. LC1Hm containing:
- a CDS encoding SWIM zinc finger family protein, which codes for MTEHPLDRLEAPNRVIKRAQYEALTFELLETNILVRNGSHVDPENHEYLVVIEADLPVSCTCPADEHYENACKHRVAVAMRRPILDFAREAKIVADGGSKTRENQRGASLHAESDVDQKAATEDADDCDCDDLPDEFPCWQCYRAGRRQF
- a CDS encoding PadR family transcriptional regulator, with amino-acid sequence MSTDLGTAEERETRELVHFVTQQTRFSLINNILQHPEQLPSMYELEELNPSVSDATVYKHIQKLIDAGIVTEVALDDDQRRQGYPWKFYGLSEEGREFFEEHNLLAAEETLQRIYETISDKPEKMVKYENAPRPDDV